The Deltaproteobacteria bacterium IMCC39524 genomic interval GCTCTTTTCGTGCGACCACTTGATTGCCGCCCGGGCCATTTCATCATTCCATTGCGGTTCGACCTGGTTCTCAAGGCAGAGCCGGGCGATGGTTTTCTGTACAATCTCCAGGTAAAGATCCTGCTTGAAAACGTAAAAAGAAAGCCAGAGGCCAAAGCGATCTGACAAGGAGATTTTCTCTTCGACCGCCTCACCGTGGTGAATTTCATTATGGACCATCTTGGCACCGAGATTGTCGGTATGGAACTCGGGAAGCAGGTGGCGGCGGTTGGAAGTCACGTAGATCAAGACGTTCTTTGGTGATGCGTAGACCGAGCCATCAAGGACACTTTTGAGAATCTTGTAGCCCGGGTCGTCGGGTTCGAAGGAGAGATCGTCACAGAGGATGATGTAGCGGTAAGGCAGTTTGCCGATCTGCGCGAAGATATCGGGCAGGTGATCAAGGTCGTGCTTGTCGACCTGAACAATCCGCAAACCTAATTCGGCATACTTGTTGAGCAGAGCCCGTACCACCGAGGACTTTCCGGTACCGCGCGAGCCCCAGAGCAAGACGTTGTTAGCAGGATAGCCTTTAAGAAACTGCCGGGTGTTCTTCTCCAGGACCTTTTTCTGACGATCAATACCGACCAGATCGTCAAGATCGGTTTCGTCTATGTCCTCAATCGCCTCAAGGTAGCCGGCAAAGGAGTGCCTTCGCTAGTTGGCCGCAGGGGTCTCTCTCCAGTCAATCGGTTCTATAGCCTTCGGCAGAAGTTGCTCCACCGAAGAAAGAACACGTTCCAACTGTTCAACAACTTCCGGCTTCAGGTTCATTTCTGGCCCTCTTCAGGAAATAAAAAAACAAGTTAAGATTGCTCAACATCAGTTGAGCTGTTGCTGCGGCCAATTGGCAGCAGCCGGCGCAAACGGTTCAACTGCCCCGACTCCTCATCCTCCTCGCGCAGCAGGTTGCGAACCCGCGATGCCGAGGCGATCTCCTTGCTGACGGCATAAGACTCAATGTTTTTCTCTATCTCTTTAAGTTGATAGAGATAGTTGACCATCAGGCCGCAGGATTCGCGCATCCCCTTGGCTGAGGTGTCACCCAGCCAGTTAAGCCTCTCGATACGGGCACCGTTGCCGAGGTGAAAGCGGGCAACGGGATCAACCGGGGCCTGGTCTTTTTCACGGAACTCGTGAAGGTAACGTGCACAGAGGGAGAGTAAAGGTTCTTTCAGCAGGTCTGCAACCTCCGGGTTCTCCCACCATTGAGGAGCATTGAAAACAGCCTCCGGTTCAACGGCAACCTTGAGCAACCCGGCTGCCTCTTTCAGTGCCTGCAGGGCAGTCTCCTGCTCTGCTGTGCCCAGGGTCTGCTCGAAATAAGAGGCCAGCCAACCACGAAAGCCGGGGATGGGTGACAGGGTTGAAAAGGTTTTCAGGTTCGGCAGCTGCTGGCGCAGACTGGTGACAACCTGCTTGATCAGGAAGGGGCCGAAGCTGATCCCCTGCAACCCTTTCTGGGTGTTGGAGATCGAGTAGAAGATCGCAGTATTCGCTTCTTCTGCCATTGTTTCAGGGGCACTTTCATCAAGCAGCTCCTGCACGCTGGTGGCCAGGCCGTCAACCAGGGCGACCTCGATAAAGATCAGCGGTTCGTCGGACATGCCGGGGTGAAAGAAAGCGTAGCAACGGCGATCAGACTCAAGGCGGTTGTGCAGGTCAGACCATGAATTGATGGCGTGCACTGCTTCATACGCCATGAGCTTTTCCAACAAAGCGGCTGGACTCTGCCAACTGATCCGTTGCACGCTCAGGAAACCAACATCGAACCAACTGGCCAAGAGGTATTTCAGTTCGCGATCAAGGACTGCCAGTTGTGGTTGAGAGGGGCGAAAAGAGAGAACGTCAGCTCGCAAATCGACCAGGAACTTGATCCCTTCGGGCAGGGCGTTAAACTGCGTCAGCAGCTGTTGCTGTGGCGAGATGAGCGCTTCACGCATGCGGCCGGCAACTTTCTGAAAGCTCTGGTCGTCAG includes:
- a CDS encoding malonyl-CoA decarboxylase — protein: MNSRFSFGWEHLRRAWGGILGSEDLNRLPKVDRDLPSADAERVKNLMVECLNARGGEVSARQRAAILGELYLTLSETGRRNFLATLVDNFSVDREVVKTTARKLLETADDQSFQKVAGRMREALISPQQQLLTQFNALPEGIKFLVDLRADVLSFRPSQPQLAVLDRELKYLLASWFDVGFLSVQRISWQSPAALLEKLMAYEAVHAINSWSDLHNRLESDRRCYAFFHPGMSDEPLIFIEVALVDGLATSVQELLDESAPETMAEEANTAIFYSISNTQKGLQGISFGPFLIKQVVTSLRQQLPNLKTFSTLSPIPGFRGWLASYFEQTLGTAEQETALQALKEAAGLLKVAVEPEAVFNAPQWWENPEVADLLKEPLLSLCARYLHEFREKDQAPVDPVARFHLGNGARIERLNWLGDTSAKGMRESCGLMVNYLYQLKEIEKNIESYAVSKEIASASRVRNLLREEDEESGQLNRLRRLLPIGRSNSSTDVEQS